CTTGAATGACTATTTTAGCACGATGGTGACGTAAGTTATTTTGATGCAACGCCAAGATTCACACCCCAGAACGAAATTTTTAGATCTGCAAATGTGATTGTAGACTACTAATTAAATGAACACAAACCTCTTCAACCGATAGATTGAAAATTAagtcactttattttttgtacttGTGAATTATAAAGATAGATGtttgtaaatgaaaaatagtaaatagttGTATAAGTATCAAACATTGTGTATTAACACAAATAGTAAGTGCTAGAAAAACAAGggcaaatataaaaatagacatGAAGTTTCATCAAACTGTAGTTTGTcacataactttaaaaatcagccaaaaaaattatgaagtttagatttattctcaattatctcacgacaaaaattaaaatcaagcatgtatagtatatttttcacattttgcCACCAAACAATGTTCCCTTTTCATGATAAGTCTATATTGTCTAATTTATCAGTCTTCATGATAAGTCTATATTGTCTAATTTATCAGTCGTAGCGTGTACGTATAATTTTTCGGTTTTCGAATCATATAcaatttcaccaaaaaattatcatgagaacaaattcaaacttcacTGTATCTCCGgttgattttcaaaattgtgagacaatccaaaatttggccaaaactatttttttaatttttttttttttcaatttaaccaaaaaaacaaacatataagGTGAATTGAATAATACAAACTCCAATAATTAATAGAGGAAAGTTAAGGTTATTTTAGCAAAGTGTAGTGGTCCATGCTCTTGAAACTGATGTTGGTGGTCAATCTCAATCAAATTTACATCTATAGAAAATTGTGTAACCTAATCAAGTTGGAATGTTCAATTTTGATCCAAGCTCGAAGTAGAGAATAATCATAGCaatgatgagaaaatattCTTTGGGATCACAGatttcattttcacatatGTATTGGtttatgtataatatatatgtgtatatatttcCATGTTGTGGggcttggagagagagagattgacaGCCAGGACAACCTGGAAAGATCACAGTACACATAAACTGTTTGATAAAATGCCAGAGAGATTTAGGATTGCTTTGTACCTCTGTTTTTTCGAGTGTCCGTGTTGACAAAGCTGCCAAGAATCTGGCCCATCTTGCTTCACACATTCAGAAGCATCAACTGAACCAAGATTAAGGAAAATGTGAAGCGAAAAAGGTGTTCCTAAAAAGTGGGTTTTCATGGGCCAGCTCTGGAAATTAGAAAAGAGAGATATTATAATAGGCGTAGGTGAATAATCAGTGTGTTTTTTTCCCACTTATATTTCAGTTTGTTAGACACTTTTTAACAGAACTTCAGAGCTCACACGTGGAGAAAGCCATGATTTTTGAGGGTTCATCAAGGATTCAATTCTTCCCTTTTCTGTTTCTGCTGCTTGGTTTAGTTGAAAAGGGGAATTGAGGGTTCTTGCTCTTGCTTTAGCTGAGAGATGGCAGAGAAGAGTGTTTGATGAGCAATTGGCCTCAATTCTTGTAAGTAATTTCTAGCTGATGATGATTTACTCTTagcttttcaaattttgtgttttagttGCTTTCTGTTAATTGTTTCTAGTGATGATTTTCTGGGGGAGTGTGATTGAGATTTAGGTATTGCAATATATTTGGCCtgtgatttttgaattttagctGATTTTGGTAATTCTTGTATGCTGATTGCAATACTTAATTGTCCAGATTTGGGCTGGTCTTATAATTGTTGGGTGATGGTCTGATGATGGATGAGAAGGGAATGTCAGGTTCCATCACCGTCGTATCCAAGGACAGGATCGATACGTTGTATCCGATGTTGTTTGGTGTTTCTTGTGCATTTTTTGCTCTGAGGCTGCTGCCACAGCCTGAACTGTGTGATGACAAGTGGTCACTAGTTAGAACTAGAATGCTTGAAGGGAGTAGTCATCTCTTAGGATTACTCGTGTGGAGGGTTCAAAGGGATGAGGCGGAGAGGATAAAATCCGACCTTCTTCAGAAGCTCGTGGATGCAGAGAAACAGgttgaagaattgaagaagagaagaagcgAGGATGCAAGAGCCAACGAGAAAGTTGTGAGAATAGTTGCCACTCGGGAGCAGAGCTGGTCCGATGAGAGAAAGAAGCTCAGGCAGCAAATCGGCGGCCTTATGAATGATTTGAGAGTTGTGAAGATGAAGAGTGAAAGATCAATTGCTGAATTGAATCAAAAATTGAAGGAAAATGAAGCTATTATGCATTTGAAGGACAAATCCGTCGAGGAAGTGGAGCTCAAGAGAGTGGAAATCGAAGGAAAAGTGAAGAAGGCTGAGAATCTTGTGgaagagatgagagagaacgCACAGCGTGAAGCTCAACGCCATGCCACTGAAATCTTGAAGCATAAGACAGCATTCATTGAGCTCGTATCCAGTCAGAGACAGCTTGAAGCAGAGATGAGTCGGGCTGTTAGGCAGGTCGAGGTAGCAAAGCAAGAGCTTGATTCAGTTTTGGATCAGAAAGAGCAGGCTGTCTTGATGGCTCAGAAACTGTCGATGGAAATTGTTAAAATGCGTCAAGAATTGGACCAGAAAGACCAGATTTTGTCGACTATGCTGAGAAAATCGAAATTAGATACAGCTGAGCTTTTGAAGGAAGTAAAATCATCTAAGACGAAGAGACAGCAATCTGAGCTAGAAACAGCACGATGGAAGACAGTTTCTGACTCTAAACACGATAGGCAATCGCTAAGGAACATGTTGTCCAAGCATGTAAGTGTGAAGTCAGATATATTCTCAGGCGGAAAAGGCGGGCAATTTAAGGCTACAATGTCACTGGATGCTGGAAACCGCAGAATGGCAGAGGGTGATCATCGCAAGTTTGAGCAACCAGAAGCTAATCTAATAAACGGCCCGTATTTGACTGCACGAACTGATGAACCACGTAAGATCTCTAAGCATTAAACTTGCTTTCCCGAGACACTTATACATCAATTTTGTTAATAACTCCTCTTTGTGCCTATTGAATTTGTAactagttcttttttttttttgtaattcatTTTAGAGTCCGTAGCTGATTTCGACCGCTTGGAGAACTGGGCGAACTCGGAGGCAGTGATTTCACTTCAGCAAAGGCATAACCTTGAAATAGATGCTTTTGTGGATGAATTAAGGCTCAAGGACGAAAAGTTGGAAGCTTTGCGTTGGCGTTTGTTGAGCATGGAAATAGAGTTAAAGAGGTTGCAGTCACACATCGAAGGGACGGATCATGAGATTACACAGCTGAGGAAGGAGAATACGAGGCTCGAAGCTCTACTGCTGGACCGCGAGACAGAATTACATTCATTAAAAAAGCAGCTATTGATGCAGTTCAATCCTCCAAATCTCCAGAAGTTGAACTTCGAATCCTCTCCACACGACGCAGCTGTGGACCATAACACGGTATGGTCGAGCGTCAAGGTCATCAAAAGGAAACCAG
The genomic region above belongs to Salvia hispanica cultivar TCC Black 2014 chromosome 3, UniMelb_Shisp_WGS_1.0, whole genome shotgun sequence and contains:
- the LOC125215365 gene encoding myosin-2 heavy chain-like isoform X2 — translated: MMDEKGMSGSITVVSKDRIDTLYPMLFGVSCAFFALRLLPQPELCDDKWSLVRTRMLEGSSHLLGLLVWRVQRDEAERIKSDLLQKLVDAEKQVEELKKRRSEDARANEKVVRIVATREQSWSDERKKLRQQIGGLMNDLRVVKMKSERSIAELNQKLKENEAIMHLKDKSVEEVELKRVEIEGKVKKAENLVEEMRENAQREAQRHATEILKHKTAFIELVSSQRQLEAEMSRAVRQVEVAKQELDSVLDQKEQAVLMAQKLSMEIVKMRQELDQKDQILSTMLRKSKLDTAELLKEVKSSKTKRQQSELETARWKTVSDSKHDRQSLRNMLSKHVSVKSDIFSGGKGGQFKATMSLDAGNRRMAEGDHRKFEQPEANLINGPYLTARTDEPQSVADFDRLENWANSEAVISLQQRHNLEIDAFVDELRLKDEKLEALRWRLLSMEIELKRLQSHIEGTDHEITQLRKENTRLEALLLDRETELHSLKKQLLMQFNPPNLQKLNFESSPHDAAVDHNTVWSSVKVIKRKPGKRRQEMKATTEEIPPAAENEKVHEIPADEQLKDIVLTLKYPHKEIQDGKAAYLEPNHVRQGSLGSDDTVNVETTTSAGEGTSKKSNSALKLDIHALGVSYKIKRLKQQFLMLERLMGKQEDSKNNNTDVAVKALYAFTSLLNKQADRYQSLQGKIDELCQRMIFLKCAG
- the LOC125215365 gene encoding myosin-2 heavy chain-like isoform X1, whose product is MMDEKGMSGSITVVSKDRIDTLYPMLFGVSCAFFALRLLPQPELCDDKWSLVRTRMLEGSSHLLGLLVWRVQRDEAERIKSDLLQKLVDAEKQVEELKKRRSEDARANEKVVRIVATREQSWSDERKKLRQQIGGLMNDLRVVKMKSERSIAELNQKLKENEAIMHLKDKSVEEVELKRVEIEGKVKKAENLVEEMRENAQREAQRHATEILKHKTAFIELVSSQRQLEAEMSRAVRQVEVAKQELDSVLDQKEQAVLMAQKLSMEIVKMRQELDQKDQILSTMLRKSKLDTAELLKEVKSSKTKRQQSELETARWKTVSDSKHDRQSLRNMLSKHVSVKSDIFSGGKGGQFKATMSLDAGNRRMAEGDHRKFEQPEANLINGPYLTARTDEPQSVADFDRLENWANSEAVISLQQRHNLEIDAFVDELRLKDEKLEALRWRLLSMEIELKRLQSHIEGTDHEITQLRKENTRLEALLLDRETELHSLKKQLLMQFNPPNLQKLNFESSPHDAAVDHNTVWSSVKVIKRKPGKRRQEMKATTEEIPPAAENEKVHEIPADEQLKDIVLTLKYPHKEIQDGKAAYLEPNHVRQGSLGSDDTVNVETTTSAGEGTSKKSNSALKLDIHALGVSYKIKRLKQQFLMLERLMGKQEDSKNNNTDVAVKALYAFTSLLNKQADRYQSLQGKIDELCQRMDEKNLNLSCRGSAVARTDDETKRLEHFLEETFQLQRYTVATGQKLMEVQTKIASGFVDFAEKIDQPESFDMKRFADSIRTLFREVQRGLEVRISRIIGDLEGTLACDGIIHLKK